The following DNA comes from Triticum aestivum cultivar Chinese Spring chromosome 3D, IWGSC CS RefSeq v2.1, whole genome shotgun sequence.
GGACTTTGAGTGTTTCTTAGTTGTGGTTCGTGCTGCAACTACAAGGAATTAATCACTATAGCAGTTTCTTTCatttaatttttctttttttttctcttttgggtGTGTGCATATGTGATGTCTTTACAAGATTACATTGTTGCAGAGGCTAGGTGTAATTGGTATTTCCTTGATATTAATATATTCACTTTGTCAAAAAAAAAACATACTGCACCATTAGCTTAGCTAGCACACTACACTATCGAGTGACTGAAATTGACAGTGTATATTGCGGAGTAACCGAAATTGACAGTGTATATCGCATCCAACATTACCCTCGAGTTACAAGATTTGTTGCACATTCCACCATTAACAGCAACCAAACAAGATTCAGCTAGTAAGGAACACAGCTCCATCTTGCTGCATCCAACAACCAAGCCAGTGCAGAAAGCATAATATCCAGGTAGTGACAGGTTTACTGTTTATTTCTTAATACAAAACTACATTACTGTGAGCTTAACAAGTCAGATTCACTGGCTGCTAGATTCGTCATGCTCTGGCTGCATCTGGTTCAGCACAAAAGCTCCCTCGAGGTTTTTATGCACCTCAGCTTTCATTTTCTCCTCCTTGGTCCCTCTCTTCAGTTTCATGAGGATATCAAACTTGGCGAAGTCTTCAACCACCTGGTCATGGTAGCAGCAAGTAAAGCTGAGATGAATATTACTACTCGTGAAGGAGTTGAAGTAGAAGAACAATTACATAAAACAAACCTCAGCCTTGGCGCGAACGATTTCAACAAGTTCATATGGGAGAAGGGAATTCGACCTCTGCTGGATTGATTTCACAGCATGGCTTGCAGCATCTTTGACTACAGGATCATGCACAGGCACATCACGCCATCCAGGCTCATGTCCACCTGAAATTGGTTTGAGTTCAATACAACAAGTACTTGACAAGACCATATTACGGGAAGCTAAACTATATAAGACCTAACATGTACCACAAGTTCATGTCTACTATTACCATCCATATCATATGCAACATCTGATATTCAATGACTTCCTAATTTAACCACTTGGCATCAGGTTTTATCTTGTTCCCTGTTACAAGTCTCGAGCAGAAAAAGTGAACATGCCAAAGAAGAAAATAGGCTGGTATGACATTCGATGCCACTTCAGAAAGAATATGTGAAGTTCTTACAGAAAGAAGCGTCATACAGTTAGAACATGTCTTTTCTCAATAACACTTCTTTACCCCTACCCCCCTCTGCTCACATGGTTAGATTAGATGTCGCAATTACACTATCGGAAATAGGGAGAATGTAACAACGAAATTGCTTCACACACGACACTACTCGCACAATCTGCAGACGATAGCATCAGCAAGGAAAAAAACAATTCCTCTCCTGCCTGCAGCTTTGCTGTTGGCGCTGCGATCGTGCATGCATCGGCCGCAATATATCGGGTGTATAGCAGCGTTCATGTAACAAATTACTTGAATAATTTGGACAAATGCCGAGATAGTGTGCAACATCCAGTTATCCACTTTTACTTCTTCTAAAATCAGTTCGTGTATCAGGTTACATGAACAGAACGCCTTTACTGTCAGAAAGTAGGAACATTGTTTCAATGCTGGGGTGAACTACAAACTGGTATGAACACTTGCCAAGTCGTGGCAAATATTTACACTTATGTGAGCTAATacttgaatttcatttggaaatcaAGATGTGCTGATGTGAACATAACACTACCAAACCTCATCATGATAGTCAAACTACTACATTGGCAACATACGATTTTCTACCATATGAAAGTAACTATGAAAATAACAACTTGTGTGCCTGCATTTGAACCAAATGTCCTGATCATCAGAATTATGTTCATTTTGATGAACTCAACAGGTCGACAGCACTTCGTAGACCACACCAGTGGCGGAGACAAGCCCCAGGCTGCCCGGGCGGCGGCCTGGGTCGTGAGGCTTGGCTCCTTTGTTTACTGTAGCAGATTTTACACTGTTTAATACTGTACCAAGTGATTGGCCTGGGGCTTGCCCGGGTCGTGGCTTGATCCTAGCTCCGCCACTGGACCACACATCAGCTGTCCAATTTCGACGAACAATTATAGCCGTCTAACTAACTCCCAATCCAGAAATTAGTGATGAAGTTAGTTCATGTTATGTATGCTTTGGGCTAATATTATGGATGGTCATCATCATTGGTACGTAAACCATCTTCACAAACTCACCTAATATTATGGCCTTCtctttaatgcacaattgacatgAGCTGGAGCAGTCTAGTGATTTTGTTCTATTGTTTGATTATCAGTTGAAGCTCCAAGGATACTATCATAAAGTAAGACTGAACCTATGAAGGAAACAGGTTTGTTGGATAAGCCTACAAATCCCAAATACTAGAGCAGCTCAAATTCTCGTGCCAAAAATTGATTCCAAGCTATCCCCACAACCCTATTTGGGTGATCTGGAACAGTGATTTTGAATGAAACCACCTGAACGAATACACATGTAGTTCGCAAGGAGGGCATATCCAATACCAGGCAAATAGGCATTTCTACAAACACCTACGACTCGCCGCATCACAAGTATCTTAATAAATAACACATATACAGGAATAACACAAGCAACAGCAAGCAACGGACAGATCGCACCGATGAAACCAACGGGAGCGTACCTCTCTTGGCGCCGAGGTCGGAGATGGTGAAGGAGGTGGCGTCCCCGGTGTGGCGGAACTCCTGCAGCTCCTTGAAGTCGAGCCACGGCTTGACCCAGACCTTGGCCTCGTACACCTTCTTCCGCCCGGCCTCAAGCGCCTCAAGCGTGAGGTGGTGCAGCGTGCCGGCCACCGTCTGCTCCTTGGCCTCCACGACCCGCACGAACTCCAGCAGCGCGTTCTGCAgcgccaccacacacacacacacaactcacaTATGAGTACCCAAATCGACCGCGCCAGTTCATCACAGCAGCAAAAATAGCAGACCATCCGAGGAGGGGAGAGAAAGGGGAGGATGAGTAGTCAAATCGCGTCACCTCGCGCTTGTTGTGCTCGTCGACGGCGAAGCGGGCGAGGCCGTCGGTCTCGAGGCTGTTGGCCGCGGCGGGGTTCTCGCTCTTGCCGCCGAGGACGTGGCTGGCCATGGCTCCGATGGCGAGGGAGGCGGagccgacgaggaagaggagggctAGAGCGGCGAGGAGGGCAACGGGAGCGGAGGAGGCGGGCCGCGTCGCAGCAACGCGCATGCTCTGCCGGAGGAGTCCTTTGCGGTTTCGCTTTGCTTCGTGATGACTGCGTGTGCGTGGGTGGGGTTTGGATTCTGCACCGAGGAAGGGAGAAGGAACCGAAGTAAGCAACGCAAGGGGCGTGGAGTCGGGGTCTCGTCCCTCCCTCCCGTCGGCGCGGGTCAGGTCGGTTGCGGTTGCGGGACGTGTCGCGACGCGTGGAGGCTAGGCACGGGATCCACGAATGGACGGTGCCAGCACGTTGCTTAGGATGTAAGCGATGAAGGAATTAAAATCGCTTTTGCTGGTAGGCCGGAGTAGCCGGGCCAGCGTTTTTGGCAAATTTTCTTGCAAACCGCTACAAATTTAACATCAGTTTTCCTAAAAAGTAATTAACGTCAGATATTTAGGTGTGGCCGTATGGGAAACGTTTGTATTCACTCGGCTGATCTTTCGATGCGCGTCAACCGCCTCTGTGGGCGTTCGATCTGTTTTGATTGACGGCCAGGAGCCATCCTCATCTACTTCACGTTCTTGCAACTCCACCCATATTTTAGAAGCACTTCTGCATCTCAGCACTTGCTACAGACGGACTACATGGCCACCTACACGTGTGCTTGCCCGTGCTCGCCAACGGCCCCTTCGACAACCGTCGTTCGCGGGCGAGGGAGGCCTTCGCCGTCCCAATTCCATCCCTCATCTTTTCTTTCGCCGCCTCACTTGTTGTCGCCCGGGCAGCCGGCCGCCCTACCGCTCACATCCCCGTGCCCTGTATCTAGATCGGGATCGCCAAGCCACCACCCGACGTCGGCGAAAGTGCCTGAGACCCGCGCAACCCAATTGTCGTTTCAGTGGCCCGCGGTGCAGCGCATGGCCTCTTCGTCGATGATGTAGGTGTCGGGGGAGCCCTCCCTGCTGATCCGTCCCGGCCCCATGCGGCAATTTTTCTGAAACAAAGCCATTGTTGCAATAGTTGTTTTTAAACAAAACTCTTGTTGCAAAGAAGGGACCCATACGGAGAGATGCTTTTGCAACGTCACCAATGTTTCCGAAACAAAACTCTTGTTGCAATAGTCGCCCATGTGTTTCTGAAACAAAGCCATTGTTACAATAGTTACCGGTGTTTCCGAAACAATACCCTTGTTGCAAAGATAACCTAGGTATGGTATAAATCTGTTGAGATTTTAGGCATCGCAAATCTGATGCCTAAGAATGGGAAATTACATTATTGCGAGCATGGCACGCCGGGCCAGCTTCTTCTCTTTTTGGCAAATTTTCTTGCAAATCGCTACAAATTTAACGTCAATTTTTCTAAAAATAATAATTAACGTCAGATATTTAGGTATGGTATAAATCTGTTGAGATTTTAGGCATCGCAAATCTGATGCCTAAGAAAGGGAAATTACATTATTGTGAGCATGGCACGTCGAGCcagcttcttctttttttggcaAATTTTCTTGCAAATCGCTATAAATTTAACGtcagtttttctaaaaaaataataataaacgtCACATATTTAGGTATGGTATAAATCTGTTGAGATTTTAGGCATCCCAAATCTGATGCCTAAGAATGGGAAATTACATTATTGCGAGCATGACAATTTTCACCAGCAAACACGTTAAGTCCTTGTTAGGTTTAAAAATATGACATTAGATTTATCATGCTTAAAAATATGATGTCAAACCGATATGTCATTATGATCCGTAAGTACGTGAGAGAAACCAAAATACTCTTTTTACATAAACAAccaaaaatacattaaaaataCATTGAAGCTTATAAGAGACATGTGTGTGAAGCAATCGCACGAGTCAGTACTAACAACTGGCTATGCAACATCCCTAAAAAGAACTTGCATTGCAACAAGGGACGTGAATGTCACACATGTATACACACATGTTTGTCACCTGACAAAGTAGCGGATCATGTCTTCATCCCACCGCTTACCAACTCCGCGACAACCGCCGCCGACGAATTGCAGGAGCTGATTGCCACAAATGACACAGGCAAAAACCATAGCCAAGGCCTCGACTTGCTCCAGGAACTAGATGCTAAGGTTGAACATGCCGCAGAAtatattttttttgaaagaaaaggtAGAGATAGTCTACCTTGTGCATTCAAAACGGGGTAAACCCGAAAGGCCAAAGGCCGATTACATGAAGGTGGTGAAAACGTGCACTGAGAGTGCAGCAGGCCACCACCAAGCCAGTTAAGAAGAGGTTACATGAGGCGGAGGGGGGGTTGAGGGAAGCAGTGCTAGGGAGTTACAAGAAAGTCGGCCCAACCTAAAAGTGTGCAGCGATCATCCGCCACTCTGGCACGCGAGCTCCATAGTCTAAGAAGATCAGAAACCTCGTGGAGTGCACGTGTGGCATGCCAGTTGTCCTTGTCGAAGACCCGATCATTCCATGCCCTCCATAATCCAACAACGCCCGCCGCGAGCAAAACATTCCAAAGCTTCCCATAAGAATCAGCTGATGCGCGGCAGCATAAGAAATCTTTCAGTGAAGATGCCGTAGTGGCAGGTGTAAGAAGTCCCGCCTTACCCCACACTTTGTCCGCGAGCTTACATCGCAGGACGATATGATCAATGCTTTCCACTGCTGGGCAGACATCACAACCATTATGTGGCGCAATGGCCGTCCAATGCTTGTTCATCATGTTATCCTTGGTGTTTAGTCTACCTTTGAGAGCGATCCATAGAAACACTCTGTGCTTACGGGGTATGATAGGATCCCAAATGTTTGGGGCCAGTTGGCACTCCACACCTCTGAAGGCAAGTAGATCAGAGAAGTATTTGGTCGAAAGCTTTCCATTCGTCGCCGTAGGTGTTCTGGTATCCCCCTAGAAGGGTCTGGTTGCACGGAATGCAGGAAGCCAAGCA
Coding sequences within:
- the LOC123078150 gene encoding cysteine proteinase inhibitor 12 — protein: MRVAATRPASSAPVALLAALALLFLVGSASLAIGAMASHVLGGKSENPAAANSLETDGLARFAVDEHNKRENALLEFVRVVEAKEQTVAGTLHHLTLEALEAGRKKVYEAKVWVKPWLDFKELQEFRHTGDATSFTISDLGAKRGGHEPGWRDVPVHDPVVKDAASHAVKSIQQRSNSLLPYELVEIVRAKAEVVEDFAKFDILMKLKRGTKEEKMKAEVHKNLEGAFVLNQMQPEHDESSSQ